A DNA window from Labrys wisconsinensis contains the following coding sequences:
- a CDS encoding 2-hydroxyacid dehydrogenase — MRPEVLQLCPLTPALEAGLADRFTVHRGFDDAQRRAALDEAGERIRAVATAGNVGIPAEVAAALPGLEIVAINGVGYDKVDLAEARRRGVRVTNTPDVLTDDVADLAVGLLIALKRQLVLGDRHVREGRWPAGDLGLGRKVAGRRCGILGLGRIGLGIARRLEAFGAIIAYCNRSPRDVPYAYHATPLALAGDCEVLVVAAAASAETRHIIDAAVLAALGPDGVLVNVARGSLVDEAALIAALRDGRLGGAALDVFENEPHVPEALMAFPNVVLTPHMASATRETRQAMADLVLANLDAHFAGAPLPTPVV, encoded by the coding sequence ATGAGACCAGAGGTGCTGCAGCTCTGCCCGCTGACCCCGGCGCTGGAGGCGGGGCTCGCCGACCGCTTCACCGTGCATCGCGGCTTCGACGACGCGCAGCGCCGGGCGGCGCTGGACGAGGCCGGCGAGCGCATCCGCGCCGTCGCCACGGCCGGCAATGTCGGCATTCCCGCCGAGGTGGCGGCGGCGCTGCCGGGGCTGGAGATCGTGGCGATCAACGGCGTCGGCTACGACAAGGTCGACCTCGCCGAGGCGCGGCGGCGCGGCGTCCGCGTCACCAACACGCCTGATGTGCTGACCGACGACGTGGCGGACCTCGCCGTCGGCCTTTTGATCGCGCTGAAGCGCCAGCTCGTGCTCGGCGACCGGCACGTGCGCGAGGGTCGCTGGCCGGCCGGGGATCTCGGCCTCGGCCGCAAGGTCGCGGGCCGGCGCTGCGGCATCCTCGGCCTCGGCCGCATCGGCCTCGGCATCGCCCGGCGCCTGGAGGCCTTCGGCGCCATCATCGCCTATTGCAACCGCTCGCCGCGCGACGTGCCCTACGCCTATCACGCCACGCCCCTGGCGCTCGCCGGCGACTGCGAGGTGCTGGTCGTCGCCGCCGCGGCGTCGGCCGAGACCCGTCATATCATCGACGCGGCGGTGCTGGCGGCGCTTGGGCCGGACGGCGTGCTGGTCAACGTCGCCCGCGGCTCGCTGGTCGACGAGGCGGCGCTGATCGCGGCGCTGCGCGATGGCCGCCTCGGCGGCGCCGCGCTCGACGTGTTCGAGAACGAGCCCCATGTGCCCGAGGCGCTGATGGCGTTCCCCAACGTGGTGCTGACGCCGCACATGGCCAGCGCCACCCGCGAGACCCGCCAGGCCATGGCCGACCTCGTCCTCGCCAACCTCGACGCGCATTTCGCCGGCGCGCCCCTGCCGACGCCGGTGGTGTAG
- a CDS encoding gluconokinase: MAMVIVVMGVSGSGKSTFGALLAQRIGARFFDADAFHPPANVEKMSHGIPLTDADREPWLAAMAAAIRGWVASGTDAVLACSALKRSYRDRFRAADPQVRFVHLAGAEGLIAGRMAHRSGHFMPVELLRSQFATLEPPDADEGALTLDIARPPEALVEEAAAALQRRGAAD; the protein is encoded by the coding sequence ATGGCGATGGTGATCGTGGTGATGGGCGTCTCGGGCAGCGGCAAGTCGACCTTCGGGGCGCTGCTGGCGCAGCGGATCGGCGCCCGCTTCTTCGATGCGGATGCGTTCCACCCGCCCGCCAATGTCGAGAAGATGTCGCACGGCATTCCGCTCACCGATGCCGACCGCGAGCCCTGGCTCGCCGCCATGGCCGCGGCGATCCGCGGCTGGGTCGCCTCCGGCACCGACGCGGTGCTGGCCTGCTCGGCGCTGAAGCGCAGCTATCGCGACCGCTTCAGGGCCGCCGACCCGCAGGTCCGGTTCGTCCACCTCGCCGGCGCGGAGGGGCTGATCGCCGGGCGCATGGCCCATCGCAGCGGTCATTTCATGCCGGTCGAGCTGCTGCGCAGCCAGTTCGCCACCCTGGAGCCGCCGGACGCGGACGAGGGCGCGCTGACGCTCGATATCGCCAGGCCGCCCGAGGCCCTGGTCGAGGAGGCGGCCGCGGCGCTGCAACGGCGCGGCGCGGCCGACTGA
- a CDS encoding sugar ABC transporter ATP-binding protein, translating to MTGVLRFDDIVKTFGGTRALKGVSMSVARGEVVALLGENGAGKSTLIKILGGIFRADSGHITIGDEPYRHRARSRGERREVAFIHQDLGLVEWMTVAENMSLAQGFSGRAWSGALGLIDWRRAEQRAATALAAVGCDIAPTTRVHSLSRTEKSLVAIARALVVDCDFLVLDEPTASLPADEVERLFEAVRRLKARGVGMIYVSHRLDEIFRIADRVVVMRDGLKVGEKPVAETTPEELVSLIVGRSTLDLFRKAELRSGAVRVAVRGLATPAAGPIDFDVREGELLGLVGLRGAGQEEVGRALFGAAPHRGTITLDSAQPDLSSPRAALAAGIGLVARDRTEESVAPSLSVRENAFLNPGAAGRGLFSALSPRAEARRAVALGASVGLRPNDPDLPIEGLSGGNQQKVVVGRWLATGRRLLVAEDPTAGVDVGAKAEIYRLIARALDEGLAVVVVSTDFEEVAHICHRALVFNRGRIIAELTGHALTTEAVITAASASEAA from the coding sequence GTGACCGGCGTCCTGCGCTTCGACGACATCGTCAAGACCTTCGGCGGCACGCGTGCCCTCAAGGGCGTGAGCATGAGCGTGGCGCGCGGCGAGGTCGTGGCGCTGCTCGGCGAGAACGGCGCCGGCAAGTCGACGCTGATCAAGATCCTCGGCGGCATCTTCCGGGCCGACAGCGGCCACATCACCATCGGCGACGAGCCCTACCGGCATCGCGCCCGCTCGCGCGGCGAGCGCCGGGAGGTCGCCTTCATCCACCAGGACCTCGGCCTGGTGGAATGGATGACCGTGGCCGAGAACATGAGCCTGGCCCAGGGCTTTTCCGGCCGGGCCTGGTCGGGCGCGCTCGGCCTGATCGACTGGCGCCGGGCCGAGCAGCGCGCCGCGACGGCGCTCGCCGCCGTCGGCTGCGACATCGCCCCGACCACCCGGGTGCACAGCCTCAGCCGCACCGAGAAGTCGCTGGTCGCCATCGCCCGGGCCCTGGTGGTCGATTGCGACTTCCTGGTGCTGGACGAGCCGACCGCCAGCCTGCCGGCGGACGAGGTCGAGCGCCTGTTCGAGGCGGTGCGCCGCCTCAAGGCCCGCGGCGTCGGCATGATCTATGTCTCGCACCGCCTCGACGAGATCTTCCGCATCGCCGACCGCGTCGTGGTGATGCGCGACGGCCTCAAGGTCGGCGAGAAGCCGGTGGCCGAGACCACGCCGGAGGAGCTGGTCAGCCTGATCGTCGGCCGCTCGACCCTCGACCTCTTCCGCAAGGCCGAGCTGCGCTCGGGCGCGGTGCGCGTTGCCGTGCGCGGCCTCGCCACACCAGCCGCCGGGCCGATCGATTTCGACGTGCGCGAGGGCGAGCTGCTCGGCCTGGTCGGCCTGCGCGGCGCGGGCCAGGAGGAGGTCGGCCGGGCGCTGTTCGGCGCGGCGCCGCATCGCGGCACGATCACCCTCGACAGCGCGCAGCCGGACCTGTCCTCGCCGCGCGCGGCGCTCGCCGCCGGCATCGGCCTGGTGGCGCGCGACCGGACGGAGGAATCGGTCGCCCCCTCGCTCAGCGTGCGCGAGAACGCCTTCCTCAATCCGGGCGCCGCCGGTCGCGGCCTGTTCTCGGCCCTGTCGCCGCGAGCCGAGGCGCGCCGGGCCGTGGCGCTCGGCGCCTCGGTGGGCCTGCGCCCCAACGACCCCGACCTGCCGATCGAGGGCCTCTCCGGCGGCAACCAGCAGAAGGTGGTGGTCGGGCGCTGGCTCGCCACCGGCCGGCGCCTGCTGGTGGCGGAGGACCCGACCGCCGGCGTCGACGTCGGCGCCAAGGCGGAGATCTACCGCCTGATCGCCCGCGCCCTCGACGAGGGCCTCGCCGTGGTGGTGGTCTCGACCGATTTCGAGGAGGTCGCCCATATCTGTCACCGGGCGCTGGTGTTCAACCGCGGCCGGATCATCGCGGAGCTCACCGGCCATGCCTTGACGACCGAGGCGGTGATCACCGCCGCCTCCGCGTCGGAAGCGGCCTGA
- a CDS encoding ABC transporter permease — MNSIKSDALEPTRAELEPLGARERLLRRLPVFGLPILAVALAVLFSILLPQTFPTMLNVRSIVSDKAIIALLSLAAMIPMVSGKIDLTVGYGIVLWHILAISLQTMLGLPWPLAVLVVILLGAGVGLVNGVLVEVARIDSFIATLGTGTVLYAVALWHTGGRQVVAVLPQGFLALNGTMVFGLPITGFYVLALALVLWLVLEHLPIGRYLYAIGANPKAAALNGIPVQRFTMGAFVASGALTAVAGVLLASKLRIGQASVGLEYLLPALVGAFLGSTTIKPGRVNVWGTLVGVAILAVGIAGIQQFGGSFWVEPMFNGVTLLIAIGIAGYAQRRRGASARSFKKTGA; from the coding sequence ATGAACTCGATCAAGTCCGACGCGCTGGAGCCGACCCGGGCCGAGCTCGAGCCGCTCGGAGCCCGCGAGCGGCTGCTGCGGCGCCTGCCCGTCTTCGGCCTGCCGATCCTGGCGGTGGCGCTGGCCGTGCTGTTCTCGATCCTGCTGCCGCAGACCTTCCCGACCATGCTGAACGTGCGGTCGATCGTCTCGGACAAGGCGATCATCGCCCTGCTCTCCCTGGCGGCGATGATCCCGATGGTCTCGGGCAAGATCGACCTCACCGTCGGCTACGGCATCGTGCTCTGGCACATCCTCGCCATCAGCCTGCAGACCATGCTCGGCCTGCCCTGGCCCCTGGCGGTGCTGGTGGTGATCCTGCTCGGCGCCGGCGTCGGCCTGGTCAACGGCGTGCTGGTCGAGGTCGCCCGCATCGACAGCTTCATCGCCACGCTCGGCACCGGCACGGTGCTCTACGCCGTTGCGCTCTGGCACACCGGCGGCCGCCAGGTGGTGGCGGTGCTGCCGCAGGGCTTCCTCGCCCTCAACGGCACCATGGTGTTCGGCCTGCCGATCACCGGCTTCTACGTCCTCGCCCTGGCGCTGGTGCTCTGGCTGGTGCTGGAGCACCTGCCGATCGGGCGCTACCTCTATGCCATCGGCGCCAATCCCAAGGCCGCGGCCCTCAACGGCATCCCGGTGCAGCGCTTCACCATGGGCGCCTTCGTCGCCTCCGGCGCGCTGACCGCGGTCGCCGGCGTGCTGCTCGCCTCAAAGCTGCGCATCGGCCAGGCCAGCGTCGGCCTGGAATATCTCCTGCCCGCCCTGGTCGGCGCCTTCCTCGGCTCCACCACCATCAAGCCCGGCCGGGTCAATGTCTGGGGCACGCTGGTGGGCGTCGCCATCCTCGCCGTCGGCATTGCCGGCATCCAGCAGTTCGGCGGCTCCTTCTGGGTCGAGCCGATGTTCAACGGCGTCACCCTGCTCATCGCCATCGGCATTGCCGGCTACGCCCAGCGGCGGCGCGGCGCGAGCGCCAGATCGTTCAAGAAGACGGGCGCCTGA
- a CDS encoding ABC transporter substrate-binding protein: MIRSLMLATAATLALAAAAPAARADAFLDEAKAVVAKAVGRVDKWDGPTTGPKAVGKKTVVYVAGDMRNGGILGVAQGVKEAAAAIGWDYREIDGQGTVSGQSTALSQAIALKPDALIVGGSDAVEQKAGLEEAAKEGITIVGWHSGPKPGPLDGTPVFANVTTDSMEVAKVAAMKAIADSDGKAGVVIFADSTYAIAIAKGRAMEAVIKQCSGCTVLSFQDTPLADVSTRIPQLTTTLLQQNGAKWTHSLAINDLYYDFMPPALSAAGIAGDGDPQNISAGDGSESAYQRIRAKDHQAATVPEPLAMQGWQLVDELNRAFAHEKWSGYVPGVHLVTPDNVGFDGGPKNVFDPDNGYRDAYKKIWGVN; the protein is encoded by the coding sequence ATGATTCGATCCCTGATGCTGGCGACGGCCGCCACGCTGGCCCTGGCCGCGGCGGCGCCCGCCGCCCGCGCCGACGCCTTCCTCGACGAGGCCAAAGCCGTCGTCGCCAAGGCGGTCGGCCGCGTCGACAAATGGGACGGGCCGACCACCGGCCCCAAGGCCGTCGGCAAGAAGACCGTGGTCTATGTCGCCGGCGACATGCGCAACGGCGGCATTCTCGGCGTGGCGCAGGGTGTCAAGGAAGCGGCGGCGGCGATCGGCTGGGACTATCGCGAGATCGACGGCCAGGGCACGGTCTCCGGCCAGTCGACGGCGCTGAGCCAGGCCATCGCCCTCAAGCCCGATGCGCTCATCGTCGGCGGCAGCGACGCGGTCGAGCAGAAGGCGGGCCTGGAGGAAGCGGCGAAGGAGGGCATCACCATCGTCGGCTGGCATTCCGGCCCCAAGCCCGGCCCGCTCGACGGCACGCCGGTCTTCGCCAACGTCACCACTGATTCGATGGAGGTCGCCAAGGTGGCGGCGATGAAGGCGATCGCCGATTCCGACGGCAAGGCCGGCGTGGTGATCTTCGCCGATTCCACCTATGCCATCGCCATCGCCAAGGGCCGGGCCATGGAGGCGGTGATCAAGCAGTGCAGCGGCTGCACGGTGCTCTCCTTCCAGGACACGCCGCTCGCCGACGTCTCCACCCGCATCCCGCAGCTCACCACCACGCTCTTGCAGCAGAACGGCGCCAAGTGGACGCATTCGCTGGCGATCAACGACCTCTATTATGACTTCATGCCGCCGGCCCTGTCGGCGGCGGGCATCGCCGGCGACGGCGACCCGCAGAACATCTCCGCCGGCGACGGCTCCGAATCCGCCTATCAGCGCATCCGCGCCAAGGATCACCAGGCCGCCACCGTGCCCGAGCCGCTGGCCATGCAGGGCTGGCAGCTGGTCGACGAATTGAACCGCGCCTTCGCCCACGAAAAATGGTCCGGCTACGTCCCCGGCGTCCACCTCGTCACCCCGGACAATGTCGGCTTCGACGGCGGGCCGAAGAACGTGTTCGACCCGGACAACGGATATCGGGATGCCTACAAGAAGATCTGGGGCGTGAACTGA
- the gndA gene encoding NADP-dependent phosphogluconate dehydrogenase has protein sequence MAGADIAVIGLAVMGQNLVLNMAEKGFRVAIYNRTVERVDETLVAAGPLADKLVPCHSIVELVAALEPPRTVLLMVKAGTAVDESIAQLKPHLSPGDCIIDAGNADYHDSMRRDAALKADGLDFLGVGVSGGEEGARHGPSIMAGGAPKAFERIGPLLTAIAARYEGTPCAAYLGPAGAGHFVKTLHNGIEYADMEMIAEIYGLMRDGLGLKPAAMAEIFERWTKGPLASYLIEITAQALRTTDPATGRPIVDVILDSAGQKGTGRWSAIEALDLGVAAGAIVAAVEARGLSSAKALRAAVSKTLGDAPRERIGEATPELIADLEKTLLAGKILAYAQGFEVMATASARSGWTLPLDEIARIWRAGCIIRSSLLDRIAGAYAKDAGLASLLLDEGFAAILADALPAMQRVLGLAIGKGHAAPSLAAGLSYLQQLRSHRTTLDLVQAQRDIFGAHGFERIDQPGTHHGPWGGTAG, from the coding sequence ATGGCGGGCGCCGACATCGCAGTCATCGGACTTGCCGTCATGGGCCAGAACCTCGTGCTCAACATGGCCGAGAAGGGGTTCCGGGTGGCGATCTACAACCGCACGGTCGAGCGCGTCGACGAGACGCTGGTGGCCGCCGGACCGCTGGCGGACAAGCTGGTGCCCTGCCATTCGATCGTGGAGCTGGTGGCGGCGCTGGAGCCGCCGCGCACCGTGCTGCTGATGGTCAAGGCGGGCACCGCGGTCGACGAGAGCATCGCCCAGCTCAAGCCGCATCTCTCCCCCGGCGACTGCATCATCGATGCCGGCAATGCCGACTATCACGACAGCATGCGCCGCGACGCGGCGCTGAAGGCCGACGGCCTCGACTTCCTCGGCGTCGGCGTCTCCGGCGGCGAGGAGGGGGCGCGGCACGGGCCCTCGATCATGGCCGGCGGCGCGCCCAAGGCCTTCGAGCGCATCGGCCCGCTGCTCACCGCCATCGCCGCGCGCTACGAGGGCACGCCCTGCGCCGCCTATCTCGGCCCGGCCGGCGCCGGCCATTTCGTCAAGACGCTGCATAACGGCATCGAATATGCCGACATGGAGATGATCGCCGAGATCTACGGCCTGATGCGCGACGGCCTCGGCCTGAAGCCGGCCGCCATGGCCGAGATCTTCGAGCGCTGGACGAAGGGCCCGCTCGCCTCCTACCTCATCGAGATCACGGCGCAGGCGCTGCGCACCACCGATCCCGCCACCGGCCGGCCGATCGTCGACGTCATCCTCGACAGCGCCGGCCAGAAGGGCACGGGCCGCTGGTCGGCGATCGAGGCGCTCGACCTCGGCGTCGCCGCCGGCGCCATCGTCGCGGCGGTCGAGGCCCGCGGCCTCTCCAGCGCCAAGGCGCTGCGGGCCGCCGTCAGCAAGACGCTCGGCGATGCCCCGCGCGAGCGCATCGGCGAGGCGACGCCCGAGCTGATCGCCGACCTGGAGAAGACGCTGCTGGCCGGCAAGATCCTGGCCTATGCCCAGGGCTTCGAAGTCATGGCCACCGCCTCCGCCCGCTCGGGCTGGACCCTGCCGCTCGACGAGATCGCCCGCATCTGGCGCGCCGGCTGCATCATCCGCTCCAGCCTGCTCGACCGCATCGCCGGCGCCTATGCCAAGGATGCGGGCCTCGCCTCGCTGCTGCTCGACGAGGGCTTCGCCGCGATCCTGGCCGACGCCCTGCCGGCGATGCAGCGCGTGCTCGGCCTCGCCATCGGCAAGGGCCATGCCGCGCCCTCGCTCGCCGCCGGCCTGTCCTATCTCCAGCAGCTGCGCTCGCATCGCACCACCCTCGACCTGGTCCAGGCCCAGCGCGACATCTTCGGCGCCCACGGCTTCGAGCGCATCGACCAGCCCGGCACCCATCACGGGCCGTGGGGCGGCACGGCGGGGTGA
- a CDS encoding LacI family DNA-binding transcriptional regulator, whose product MADVAEKAGVSAMTVSRALKKGASISEEARRRILAAVDELGYVLDQTAGTLSSKRSGFVAALIPSINNSNFSDTARGLTEAIEASGLQLLLGYTDYVVEKEERLIASMLQRRPEGIVVTGGRHTERARRLLAAAAIPVIETWDLPAEPIDHVVGFSNAAAMRALVHHLHGRGYRRIGFIGGTSNRDTRGEDRRQGYVQAVEELGLPHGRTISFGQPPISMEQGAEAIVRLVSQWPDIDAAICVSDLSAFGALMECHRRGWAVPGRIAIAGFGDFEVGRCAFPRITTVAVDAEAIGRSAGDLLLRAIEAARRGAAVPPERQVMPFRLIQRESS is encoded by the coding sequence ATGGCGGACGTCGCCGAGAAGGCCGGCGTCTCCGCCATGACCGTGTCGCGCGCCCTGAAGAAGGGCGCCTCGATCTCCGAGGAGGCGCGCCGGCGCATCCTGGCCGCGGTCGACGAGCTCGGCTATGTCCTCGACCAGACCGCGGGCACCCTGTCCTCGAAGCGCTCGGGCTTCGTCGCCGCCCTGATCCCGTCGATCAACAATTCCAACTTCTCCGACACCGCCCGCGGCCTCACCGAGGCGATCGAGGCCAGCGGCCTGCAGCTCCTGCTCGGCTATACCGACTATGTCGTGGAGAAGGAGGAGCGGCTGATCGCCTCGATGCTGCAGCGCCGCCCGGAGGGGATCGTCGTCACCGGCGGACGCCACACCGAGCGGGCGCGCCGCCTGCTTGCCGCCGCGGCCATTCCGGTGATCGAGACCTGGGACCTGCCCGCCGAGCCGATCGACCATGTCGTCGGCTTCTCCAACGCCGCCGCCATGCGCGCCCTCGTCCATCACCTCCATGGCCGGGGCTATCGCCGCATCGGCTTCATCGGCGGCACCAGCAACCGCGATACCCGCGGCGAGGATCGCCGCCAGGGCTATGTCCAGGCCGTCGAGGAGCTGGGCCTGCCGCACGGGCGGACGATCTCCTTCGGCCAGCCGCCGATCTCGATGGAGCAAGGCGCCGAGGCGATCGTGCGTCTGGTGTCGCAATGGCCGGATATCGACGCCGCGATCTGCGTCTCCGACCTCTCCGCCTTCGGCGCGCTGATGGAATGCCACCGCCGCGGCTGGGCCGTGCCCGGCCGCATCGCCATTGCCGGCTTCGGCGATTTCGAGGTGGGGCGCTGCGCCTTCCCGCGCATCACCACCGTGGCGGTCGATGCCGAGGCGATCGGCCGCTCCGCCGGCGATCTCCTGCTGCGGGCGATCGAAGCGGCGCGGCGGGGTGCGGCCGTGCCGCCCGAGCGGCAGGTGATGCCGTTCCGGCTGATCCAGCGCGAGAGCAGCTGA
- a CDS encoding transporter substrate-binding domain-containing protein, with the protein MTITRGMAAVAFAAMAFAGMAAGPAQAQQSKLDEVLARGHLIVGTGSTNAPWHFKDEKGELVGFDIDMARLIAKGLFDDPTKVEFVQQSSDARLPNITTGKVDITCQFMTVTAGRAQQVAFSIPYYREGVALLLKADSSYADYAALKKAGSAVKVAVLQNVYAESMVHAALPDAKVDQYESPDLMYQALNAGQADAAATDQSSAKWLILQTPGQYRDAGYGWNPQTYACAMPRGDQQWVNFVNTVFHEAMTGVEFDSYKASFKKWFGVDLPPPAIGFPVEYK; encoded by the coding sequence ATGACGATCACCAGAGGGATGGCGGCCGTGGCCTTCGCGGCAATGGCCTTTGCAGGCATGGCGGCCGGTCCGGCCCAGGCCCAGCAGAGCAAGCTCGACGAGGTGCTGGCCCGTGGCCACCTGATCGTCGGCACCGGCTCGACCAACGCGCCCTGGCATTTCAAGGACGAGAAGGGCGAGCTCGTCGGCTTCGACATCGACATGGCCCGCCTGATCGCCAAGGGCCTGTTCGACGACCCGACCAAGGTGGAGTTCGTGCAGCAGTCCTCCGACGCGCGCCTGCCCAACATCACCACCGGCAAGGTCGACATCACCTGCCAGTTCATGACCGTCACCGCCGGCCGGGCCCAGCAGGTGGCCTTCTCCATCCCCTATTACCGCGAGGGCGTCGCCCTGCTGCTCAAGGCCGACTCCTCCTATGCCGACTACGCCGCCTTGAAGAAGGCAGGCTCGGCGGTCAAGGTGGCGGTGCTGCAGAACGTCTATGCTGAATCCATGGTGCATGCCGCCCTGCCCGACGCCAAGGTCGACCAGTACGAGAGCCCGGACCTGATGTACCAGGCGCTCAACGCCGGCCAGGCCGACGCCGCCGCCACCGACCAGTCCTCGGCCAAATGGCTGATCCTGCAGACCCCCGGCCAGTATAGGGATGCCGGCTATGGCTGGAACCCGCAGACCTATGCCTGCGCCATGCCGCGCGGCGACCAGCAATGGGTCAACTTCGTCAACACCGTCTTCCACGAGGCGATGACCGGCGTCGAGTTCGACAGCTACAAGGCTTCGTTCAAGAAGTGGTTCGGCGTCGACCTGCCACCGCCGGCGATCGGCTTCCCTGTCGAGTACAAGTAA
- a CDS encoding amino acid ABC transporter permease, producing MGYTLNFAAVWRDFGLLLSGLGLGLALAVVAIGVGCVIGLIAAFAMVSKHRLARGVATVYVTAIRNTPILVLILFAYFALPRLGLRLDKIEAFILTLSIYAGAYLTEVFRAGLVALPPGLREAGLTIGLTEWQIRSSITIPVMLRNVLPSLGNNFVSLFKDTSLAAAISVPELTFYARKINVESFRVIETWMVTSLLYVGACSLIVFGLRLMEQRLRIPR from the coding sequence ATGGGCTACACCCTCAACTTCGCCGCGGTCTGGCGCGACTTCGGCCTGCTCCTCTCCGGGCTCGGGCTCGGCCTGGCGCTGGCCGTCGTCGCCATCGGCGTGGGGTGCGTGATCGGCCTCATCGCGGCCTTCGCCATGGTCTCGAAGCATCGCCTGGCCCGGGGGGTTGCGACCGTCTACGTCACGGCGATCCGCAACACCCCGATCCTGGTGCTGATCCTCTTCGCCTATTTCGCCCTGCCGCGCCTCGGCCTCCGGCTCGACAAGATCGAGGCCTTCATCCTCACCCTCTCCATCTATGCCGGCGCCTATCTCACCGAGGTGTTCCGCGCCGGCCTCGTCGCGCTGCCGCCGGGGCTGCGCGAGGCGGGCCTGACCATCGGGCTGACGGAGTGGCAGATCCGATCCTCGATCACCATTCCCGTGATGCTGCGCAACGTGCTGCCCTCGCTCGGCAACAATTTCGTGTCGCTGTTCAAGGACACCTCGCTCGCCGCCGCCATCTCGGTGCCCGAGCTCACCTTCTATGCCCGCAAGATCAACGTCGAGAGCTTCCGGGTGATCGAGACCTGGATGGTGACGAGCCTGCTCTATGTCGGCGCCTGCTCGCTGATCGTCTTCGGCCTGCGCCTCATGGAGCAGCGCCTGCGCATCCCGCGCTAG
- a CDS encoding amino acid ABC transporter permease, whose translation MNLSAFLPQLWIARWAILSGLGVTVSISALAIVLGTLLGVAVGLALTYGARPLRWLVRLYVDFLRGTPVLVLILAAFYILSFVGIQLSAFQAGVFALTLFCSSHVGEIIRGALQAIPRGQGEAAKAIGLTFPQTLAYVLLPQALRQILPTWVNTAAEMVKASTLLSIIGVVELLLAAQEQISRTFMSLEFYFFAGFLFFLINFGIERLGRFVEKKVALP comes from the coding sequence ATGAACCTGTCCGCCTTCCTGCCGCAGCTCTGGATCGCCCGCTGGGCCATCCTCTCGGGCCTCGGCGTCACCGTGTCGATCTCGGCGCTGGCCATCGTGCTCGGCACCCTGCTCGGCGTCGCCGTCGGCCTCGCCCTCACCTATGGGGCGCGGCCGCTGCGCTGGCTGGTGCGCCTCTATGTCGACTTCCTGCGCGGCACCCCGGTGCTCGTGCTGATCCTGGCGGCCTTCTACATCCTCAGCTTCGTCGGCATCCAGCTCAGCGCCTTCCAGGCCGGCGTCTTCGCCCTCACCCTGTTCTGCTCCTCCCATGTCGGCGAGATCATCCGCGGCGCGCTGCAGGCGATCCCCCGCGGCCAGGGCGAGGCGGCCAAGGCGATCGGCCTCACCTTCCCGCAGACGCTCGCCTATGTCCTCCTCCCGCAGGCGCTGCGCCAGATCCTGCCGACCTGGGTCAACACCGCGGCCGAGATGGTCAAGGCCTCGACGCTGCTCTCCATCATCGGCGTGGTCGAGCTGCTGCTCGCCGCGCAGGAGCAGATCTCCCGCACGTTCATGAGCCTGGAATTCTATTTCTTTGCCGGCTTCCTGTTCTTCCTGATCAATTTCGGCATCGAGCGGCTCGGCCGCTTCGTCGAGAAGAAGGTCGCCCTCCCCTGA
- a CDS encoding amino acid ABC transporter ATP-binding protein: MSEPSILDVRNLHKRYGETEVLKGVDLAMARGDVVCIIGSSGSGKTTMLRCLNMLEDFEEGTVRIDGQEIGYDTASGRRIRRPEREIARQRALTGMAFQQFNLFPHMTALQNVTLGLIKVKKMARDEAVAVAERWLTRVGLAERRGHYPGQLSGGQQQRVAIARAIAMSPKLMLFDEVTSALDPELVGEVLQTIKDLAGDGMTMLLVTHEMRFAYEVADRVVFMNQGRIGEEGDPKTMFVRPQTERLAEFLKTTSFH; the protein is encoded by the coding sequence ATGTCCGAACCCTCGATCCTGGACGTCCGCAACCTGCACAAGCGCTACGGTGAGACCGAGGTGCTGAAGGGCGTCGACCTCGCCATGGCCAGGGGCGACGTCGTCTGCATCATCGGCTCCAGCGGCTCGGGCAAGACCACCATGCTGCGCTGCCTCAACATGCTGGAGGATTTCGAGGAGGGCACGGTGCGCATCGACGGCCAGGAGATCGGCTACGACACCGCCTCCGGCCGCCGCATCCGCCGCCCCGAGCGCGAGATCGCCCGCCAGCGCGCGCTGACCGGCATGGCCTTCCAGCAGTTCAACCTGTTCCCCCACATGACGGCGCTGCAGAACGTCACCCTCGGCCTGATCAAGGTGAAGAAGATGGCCAGGGACGAGGCGGTGGCGGTGGCCGAGCGCTGGCTGACGCGCGTCGGCCTCGCCGAGCGCCGCGGCCACTATCCCGGCCAGCTTTCCGGCGGCCAGCAGCAGCGCGTCGCCATCGCCCGGGCCATCGCCATGTCGCCGAAGCTGATGCTGTTCGACGAGGTCACCTCCGCCCTCGACCCCGAGCTGGTCGGCGAGGTGCTGCAGACCATCAAGGACCTCGCCGGCGACGGCATGACCATGCTGCTCGTCACCCACGAGATGCGCTTCGCCTACGAGGTCGCCGACCGCGTCGTCTTCATGAACCAGGGGCGGATCGGCGAGGAGGGCGACCCCAAGACCATGTTCGTCAGGCCGCAGACCGAACGGCTGGCCGAGTTCCTGAAGACCACCAGCTTCCATTGA